In the genome of Lycorma delicatula isolate Av1 chromosome 8, ASM4794821v1, whole genome shotgun sequence, one region contains:
- the LOC142329592 gene encoding solute carrier family 66 member 3, whose product MAEVLNVISDILSVITITLCFILKFPQIINIYRLKSASGINIYGLLLELSSYTTTACYNYVNQYALLSYMEYPIIIAQEFILIYLVLKYMDLLNSKSIGIFAAYSAITCGFIFNIIPSSLLTYMIPLCTPVSLSSKALQLWEILWTRKAESVSVTSWLISAFTNFTRVFTIYVDSADAILLTNFILSTALSTLIALSTVILNRKKTK is encoded by the exons ATGGCGGaagtattaaatgttatatctgaTATACTAAGCGTAATTACTATTACgctatgttttatattaaagttcccccaaataattaatatttatagattgaAATCAGCTAGTGGTATAAATATTTACGGTTTACTTTTAGAACTTTCAAG CTATACAACAACAGcatgttataattatgtaaatcagTATGCATTATTATCATATATGGAGTATCCAATAATTATTGCTCAAGagtttatactaatttatttagttctgaaatatatggatcttctTAATTCAAAATCGATTGGAATATTTGCAGCTTATTCAGCCATCACTtgtggatttatttttaacataattccatCATCTTTACTAACTTATATGatt CCATTATGTACACCAGTTTCCTTATCAAGTAAAGCTCTTCAACTCTGGGAAATCTTATGGACTAGAAAAGCAGAAAGTGTTAGTGTAACATCATGGTTAATATCGGCTTTTACTAATTTCA ccAGAGTGTTTACTATTTATGTGGATTCAGCTGATGcaattcttttaacaaatttcatcttGTCTACGGCACTCAGTACTTTAATTGCATTATCTACTGTtatacttaacagaaaaaaaacgaaatag
- the LOC142329081 gene encoding uncharacterized protein LOC142329081 — protein MGVSDVLSTLWKYSACITFPTLSFAAIFADWNHTRKWKASQKVESISEIKESEN, from the coding sequence atGGGTGTATCTGACGTATTGAGTACATTGTGGAAATATAGTGCCTGCATTACATTTCCAACACTCAGTTTTGCTGCAATATTTGCTGATTGGAATCATACTAGAAAGTGGAAAGCATCTCAGAAAGTGGAAAGCATCTCAGAAATTAAGGAATCAGAGAATTAA